The following proteins come from a genomic window of Drosophila sulfurigaster albostrigata strain 15112-1811.04 chromosome X, ASM2355843v2, whole genome shotgun sequence:
- the LOC133848681 gene encoding LOW QUALITY PROTEIN: uncharacterized protein LOC133848681 (The sequence of the model RefSeq protein was modified relative to this genomic sequence to represent the inferred CDS: inserted 2 bases in 1 codon; deleted 1 base in 1 codon), whose product MKCQQFLLAIVMASVLLVTMIQARPQYGYEQPQASDLLLGGVGLGGGGGNPGGLXSFLPSSSLSSSHRGGDKYLPPASTTQAPIINKKFYLVSAPEDHSNDGKVKHLVLGRPQKNYRVVFIKAPAGDNANVKYSAEFAPQEEKTVIYVLSKKDNDLDAGDIATPAPTQPSKPEVFFIKYKTDDEANQAQKEIQGQYDKLGGTNEYQEDNNAPITSVIGSLDGLNPDGSYNYRQINRPGNNGHPSAQYLPSGLKH is encoded by the exons ATGAAGTGTCAACAGTTTTTGCTCGCCATCGTCATGGCTTCTGTGCTGCTGGTCACGATGATCCAGGCACGTCCTCAATATGGCTACGAGCAGCCGCAGGCCAGCGATTTGCTGCTCGGAGGCGTTGGActcggcggcggcggcggcaatcCCGGTGGTCT CAGTTTTTTGCCctcgtcatcgttgtcgtcgtcacATCGCGGTGGCGATAAATATCTG CCCCCAGCAAGCACCACCCAGGCACCGATCATCAATAAGAAATTCTATTTGGTCTCAGCACCCGAGGATCACAGCAACGATGGCAAAGTGAAGCATCTGGTGTTGGGCAGGCCGCAAAAGAACTATCGTGTCGTCTTCATCAAGGCCCCAGCTGGCGATAATGCCAATGTGAAGTATTCGGCTGAATTTGCCCCGCAAGAGGAGAAGACCGTGATCTATGTGCTGAGCAAGAAGGATAACGATCTCGATGCCGGTGATATTGCGACGCCAGCGCCCACACAGCCCAGCAAGCCGGAGGTCTTCTTCATCAAGTACAAGACCGACGATGAGGCGAATCAGGCACAGAAGGAGATCCAGGGACAATACGATAAGCTCGGTGGCACAAATGAGTATCAGGAGGATAACAATGCTCCCATCACTTCGGTCATTGGCAGTCTCGATGGCCTCAATCCCGATGGCAGCTACAACTATCGTCAGATCAATCGTCCCGGCAATAACGGACATCCCAGTGCTCAGTATCTGCCCAGTGGACTCAAGCATTAG
- the LOC133847591 gene encoding uncharacterized protein LOC133847591 — protein sequence MLNSVAVAVALFALLGTVQAQFASSPSRYYLPPVASEESITPPPPLITKQFFSVSAAEDAQDAQPRSKHLLIGRATRNYRVIFIRAPSAQSDAIKYTAELAPQEERTVIYVLSRKPQELQAEDIQPAKQQSQQAAKPEIFFIRYKTNEEAAAAQREIQTQYDELGGNTEHAAPFVAPVQSVVGALDATPAGQALMPPPLPANEGYDYQRPLARPF from the coding sequence ATGTTGaactcagtcgcagtcgctgtcgcacTTTTCGCACTCCTCGGTACGGTTCAGGCTCAGTTTGCCTCGTCGCCGTCGCGTTACTATTTGCCACCGGTGGCAAGCGAAGAAAGCATCACGCCACCTCCTCCACTCATCACAAAGCAATTCTTCAGCGTGTCAGCAGCCGAGGATGCACAGGACGCACAGCCGCGCAGCAAACATTTGCTGATTGGCCGCGCCACGCGAAACTATCGAGTGATCTTCATTCGTGCACCGAGTGCACAAAGCGATGCGATCAAATACACTGCCGAATTGGCGCCACAAGAGGAACGCACCGTCATCTATGTGCTGAGTCGCAAGCCGCAGGAATTGCAGGCAGAGGACATACAGCCAGCGAAGCAGCAATCACAGCAAGCGGCAAAGCCCGAGATCTTCTTCATACGCTACAAAACAAACGAAGAGGCGGCGGCCGCACAACGTGAGATTCAGACGCAATACGACGAGCTTGGTGGCAACACCGAGCATGCGGCACCCTTTGTGGCACCCGTGCAATCGGTGGTGGGCGCCCTCGATGCAACACCAGCGGGGCAAGCATTGATGCCGCCTCCATTGCCAGCGAATGAGGGCTACGATTATCAGCGACCGTTGGCACGCCCATTTTAA
- the LOC133848599 gene encoding loricrin has product MRLFVTLCSLLVLAQAKPQGYNYGSGVSGTLTGGGGSSSSFIAAPSNSQGVATYGPLGAFQGASVGSLLSSGSGSGSGHGGSTYSQGGGSTYTQGGGSTYTQGGGSTYSSGPSYSSAPSYSSGSSSSSSSSNFGNSGSAGFAGFGPSPNIGFGGLAGYQAPTYQQQQQEEQRAAFESAIVHKQFFTVAAPDEHENLERVKHLVIGRPQKNYRVVFIKAPSSSSANVKLSAEYAPKEEKTVIYVLSKKDSSLEVNDIATPAPTIPSKPEVFFIKYKTDAEASHAQQQIQAEYDRIEGTSEHTDGGVAPAQSVVGILDAGHSSGSSSGSAGGIISSASTGSGIISTSGGSIGGGIGGNIVSGGGSSGSSGSHIITSSGGSHSAAQSATYLPPSK; this is encoded by the exons ATGCGTCTCTTTGTG ACTCTGTGCTCACTTCTGGTCTTGGCCCAAGCCAAGCCACAGGGCTACAACTATGGCAGCGGTGTCTCAGGCACCTTGaccggcggcggcggcagcagctccTCCTTCATTGCTGCGCCAAGCAACTCGCAGGGCGTGGCCACCTATGGCCCATTGGGCGCCTTCCAAGGTGCCAGCGTTGGCTCGCTGCTGAGCTCTGGTTCCGGTTCCGGCTCTGGACATGGTGGCAGCACCTACTCTCAGGGAGGAGGCAGCACCTACACTCAGGGCGGCGGCAGCACCTACACCCAAGGAGGTGGCAGCACCTACAGCAGCGGACCCAGCTACAGCAGCGCTCCCAGCTACAGCAGCGgttcctcttcctcctcttcgAGCAGCAACTTTGGCAACTCAGGCAGCGCTGGCTTCGCCGGCTTCGGTCCCTCGCCCAACATTGGCTTCGGCGGCCTCGCCGGCTATCAGGCACCCACctatcagcaacagcagcaggaggagcaACGCGCTGCCTTCGAGTCGGCGATTGTGCACAAGCAATTCTTCACGGTGGCCGCACCCGATGAGCATGAGAATCTGGAGCGTGTGAAGCATTTGGTGATTGGACGTCCGCAGAAGAACTACCGCGTGGTGTTCATCAAGGCGCCATCGTCGAGCAGCGCCAACGTCAAGCTGTCCGCTGAGTATGCCCCCAAGGAGGAGAAGACCGTCATCTATGTGCTCAGCAAGAAGGATTCGTCGCTGGAGGTCAACGATATTGCAACGCCCGCACCAACTATTCCCAGCAAGCCCGAGGTCTTCTTCATCAAGTACAAGACCGATGCGGAGGCCAGCCACGCCCAGCAGCAGATTCAGG CTGAATACGATCGCATTGAGGGCACCTCAGAGCACACCGATGGCGGTGTGGCTCCGGCTCAGTCTGTTGTTGGCATTCTGGATGCTGGccacagcagcggcagcagcagcggctccGCTGGCGGCATCATCAGCTCGGCCAGCACTGGCAGCGGCATCATCAGCACCTCAGGTGGCAGCATCGGTGGCGGCATCGGTGGCAACATCGTTAGCGGTggtggcagcagcggcagctcgGGCAGCCACATCATCACCAGCTCCGGTGGCAGTCACAGCGCTGCTCAGAGCGCCACTTACTTGCCTCCCAGCAAGTAA